The Fusarium fujikuroi IMI 58289 draft genome, chromosome FFUJ_chr01 sequence TAACTCGTAAAGCCTTCCATAGTGTTATATTTTTCAGCAGTAATGAATGGCATTGATGACTATTGAGATATTGGCCACGTAAACACTCATTGACCAAGCCTGACCTGTCACGAGGACTGTCATCAGAGGCAACTTCCATTTTAGTCTAAAGTCATGATCACTCACCGAAACTCATTACGAGACAACAACCTACTGACCTCTGGAGAATTGTCTTTGATGCCTAATATCGTGACAAGCTCACGTTATCTCGTAAACTCTATCGTCTGCTTTATATAGCCTGCTTTTCCCCAAATCTCGATCGGTCTTCAGTCATGCTGAAATTGGTCTGCTTGATATCAGCTTCAGTGTCGTCATAGTAAGATCCGCTGAGCCATGTAAGATGCCAGATGCTTCTACGCTCGCATTTTGATTGACAACGTGCAGCCGAAGGGCTCATCAGCAACTAATTCGAGTGAATTACCCATCATcctttttgtcatttgaGCGAGCTATTGGATCTCATAGTGACCAGAGATCTATATGAGGACATCTCCAATGGATAATATCATCTGGCCATCGGGGTAATTATCCCGGACTGACTTCCTAGGAAGTCAGTCTTAGGTGAGATGACCCTGCACAGCCACAAAGCGTTGGGTTGTGGCAGCGAGTGTGGCAGTGGATGTGTCCTCAACTGTGTCAAGTCAAATCTGCCTTGTCAAGCCCAGCCCTACCCGTTATGAATCCAGTCCTACACTCCACACACGCCAAAAGCTCCCTCCCAAGCCAACAAGCGTAAGCGCAGAATAGGACGGTCAGGACAGTGCCCAGTGCCATCGCTCAGTGGCATTCGCTTCGTACCGTCTCGTCCCGCCCGCTCCCGCTTCTTTCTATCCTTTCTTGAATAGAATGAGTCGCCCTCATTCTCCGGTTTTGGATCATTCCATCAGCCTTCAGGCAGCGAATAACTAAATTGCTGTATGACTCGACCCCGATTCAGTCTTGTTCCTCGTGGAAACTGAGACGAGACTATACGCTATCAGCAGGCCTGTCCTGAACCTGTCCTGACCTGGGCTGAAAGTTGTCTTTTCAACCCACCCAAAAGAACACACCCATCGTGTCCTGTCCTTCTGATGTGCCCTGTTCATCCTCTTAAACAGGCCTCGTTGAGGGTCAAATCTGCTACTGATTTTGGCTCTTGTTTCTGTTCCTGCATCTCCTACATTACATTCCCATCCTACCTATCAATACAAGCTAAGGTCTTATTGCTGCATCTAATAATACCTAGCCACAACCCACTCTTCCCCAGCTCCTATTAAACCCTTCCACTCCCACTCTCTCCCCGCCTCGGTTCGCCTTGTGTCGTACTGTACATACATTCTTGGAGTGCATCGCCTCACAAGCGCAGCACAGAGTAGCCTGCCTAGAATTCAATTACAGTCAGCCCCTCATATTACTCATACATTCATATTCATTCGCAACTACATTACACTTTTCAGCCTGGCGCAACATCAATCGTATCTCGCTACGCAACGCAACACCGCACGGATTGCTTTTCTACGTAGCAATCACACAAACTCTATCAATTACTATAGACATTCTGTTCAGCCTGCCATCCATTCGTTTGTGTTTGGTTGGTCAGCTAGCATCTGAGGTAAACTCTTGTCCGTTTCTTCTGCCTGGTCCACCCACCGCTGTACGCCTTGGTTGCTTACCAACTTCGCCTATGAAGCAGAGTTAGCCAAACTTATGGCAGAACCTAGGCTCGGGCTCTCTGAGGTTGTCTCAGAAGAGCGCACCGAGCCATTTTCTCAATCCGAAATTGACGCCCGCTTCAAGGggattggtgttgaagaaccAGTCCCTACTACTAGCTCTTCGCTTGTCTCGTTAGACGAGCTCCACGTCGAGGATCACCACCACAGGCAAGGCATCCGCATTCTATTTCGTCCCCTAGCCAACTTCCCCAAGTCGCGGTCTGTGAGCCCTGGTAGTGAAAGTTTACAGTGGCTCGCTCTGCGCGCCGAGGTGGCTTCACCAGAGCAGCCTGAGCACAAAGTTCTCGCTGTGACTCAGACCTCCAAAGATATCAAATTTACCGTCCGTATCCCCGGTGAGACTCAAGATGACTACCCAAGGCCCCCTTTGTGGTGCGAGCTATACTACGATCCCGCTAGTGACAAAGTCATCTTCTTGAACCGGTCAGACCTACCAATTTCCTTGTCAGGAGTGTCGCCGACGCCGCCGTCGAGCCCTTACAGTCCTTCGCATGTCGTCAACCCCGGGTCGGCTAAGGCTCTGAGGCCTGGAACATGGCGCATCACGCTTCGTGACATGGAAGTCCTCGACTTCCGAGTACTTGAAAAGCGCCCCGTGATACTGTATCAACCACAGCAACAGACTATTGTCGAGGATGTTCCCTCAGAGTCCAGCACCCCCACCGTGAACTCGAGCGGCAAGCGGGCCCTTTCTCCGGAGTATgacgagaagagagtgaaACGTCGTGTCTCAGACCCGAATACACCCGGTGACGACGGTGTTGTTATGTTCCTCAGGCCTTCCGCGGATCCCTTGATTTTCTCCCTCCCAAATGGTCGCGAGAGCAAGGAGCTCTCCTCGGTGAATGGCCATCCTCTGCTGGACGCTGAAAAGGGTGAAACTGCTGCAATCTCAGGTGTCTGCGAAGTCGATGAGTACGAACTTACCAAGCGAGAGCCAATTGCTTCGACTTCCTTGTCTGCCGTGTACACAGCAACACACTCCCACGTACCCAACAACATCGTCACTGTCAAGGTACTCAAGACGCGCGTTGCTAACCCCAATGACAAGGCGCTCGTCCACGAGCGGACTGTCATCCGTCAGGCCGACATGTGGCTTCGTGAGTGTAGGGGTCAGGAGGATCTGCAGCACAAGTCGATTGTTCGTTACTATGGTGGTGATGCCCGATTCCTCTCCCTATACATGGAGCACATCGACGCAAAGGACCTCACATCCATGCCTCGATGGAGGAATAACACCAATGATGAGTTCATTGGCGACAGAAACGACGCTGCCAGGATCTTGGGGGACATCGCCGGCGCCCTCAACTACATCCACGGTCGCAAGCTGGTGCACAACGATATCAAGCCCGCCAACATCCTCTACTCGCCAGAGAGAGGTGCAGTCCTTTGTGACTTTGGTCTCTCTACACCGGCCACTGCTACTAATTCGCCGACCGTTGGCGGAACACCGTACTACGTTCCTCCGGAATTCATTGGTCGAAAACAACGCGGTCCTGCTTCTGACGTCTGGGCACTCGGTGTCACTATGCTCTACGTGTTGCGCAAAATAACGTACCCTGACTCTCGTGCTCATCGACGACACCCGCGACCCCTTTATTGGTTGATCGCTGGGGTGAACAGTCCCAACATGCCACACAAGCAGTATGGAAATGGTCAACCCGCTATGAAGCAGATGCGAGATTGGCTTGCCGAGATCTTCGATGCGAGAAAGAGTCTGAATCCCAAGGACCGACTCGAGCGGATCGTTATGGAGATGCTATACCCTAACCCCAACCAACGTATCACTATGGCCAAAGTGGTACAAGAGTTGGCTGTCGAACAGGCTGCTACTCCTGCGGGATGAAGACCGTGTAAGGAGTGGCAACTGTTATCGACCATATGTGAGAGCATCCCACAAGAATAATCAATTGGTCACTGTCTGTCTTTTGGTTTCTGATTTCAGGACTGGAGTTTGGTGTTTTAGCGTTACATGCTGAATTTATATGAGTGCAATGGTGAGTAAACAAGCAACGCCCCCGGTTTGGCCAAGCTGACCATCCCAGATTGGATATACCCTGTTATTATTCTTTACGTTTTAATGCAACTCTtgtttctatatattataccAATTACATTTTCATTTTCATTTTCTTCAATCATGCAAGTCATCATATACGGGGTCTGGAAATATCTTGCGGGTTCCTATAGATCAGCAATAAAAGGCTCCCAGTAGCTAGCCTGTAACTGCACgttggcaatggcaatgcAATATTTGTCCCACTCATAAATAATCACAAGTTTTGAAAGGCCGTGAATTTTCTATCATGACTATTGATTACACATTTGATTCCCCCTTTCTCATAAGGTCATCCATCTATAGGCCCAACCCCATCACAAAAGCGGCAGCAAGACCCACGACAGAAGTCATAACCACTGTGTTCACACCCATGGTGCCAGCGGCGTTGTCCTTGCTGTCTCCAGAAGATGTAGAGTTGGAAGAGCTATCTTCCTCGGTTCCGTTGCCCTTCTgctgcttgatcttgacgtAGTCCACATCGCCAGTTTTGTTGCTAGGACCCTTTGCATTCTCCTTGAAGCGGATATCGGCACAGTTGTACAGGGCATTGCCAGTGTCACCAACCGTAACAACCTGGATACTAGCGATGTCTCCATCCTTGGGCTTGACATCTGAgggaagctcaagcttgtcgATGAAGAGAGTGCCCGAGTTTGTGGCGTTGAGGAACTCTGGGGTGAGagagatgttgaagttggtGGAGTTCTCGCCGAGGCCGAGGTTGACGAAGATGTAGGACCATTCGTGGTGAAGATCGAGGGTGAGAGCACCACCGTCGAGGGGCCAGTCAGtgaggttcttcttgttgaagtcaaCACGAGCACCTATTGATTGTTAGCAGAGTATGCGATCGCAGGATATGAAAGGACTTACAGGGTTGCTCCCACTGATTGTAGCgctcctcgccctcctcaCTGAGGGTGTCCGCACGCCAAGGAGGGAAGACAAGACCGAAGTGGGCAGAGACAGCCTGGACAGTAGCCAGGCCTAGAAGAGTCTTGAAGGCCAGCATCTTGATGGTTGGGGTGGCAAGTGTGTTGCGGTGGAGGAGAGGGTGAGTAACAACAGATAGAAGCACAGCAGGCGCTTCAGCTGTCTTTATATGCACAAAGCACCTCATTCATTCCAGGGTCCAGCTCATGTAACCGAGCTCTAGCTCTCTACATCTGGAGGCTGCTCTTGACCAAGCAATTATTGACTTAGCCTGAGTCAGTTTCGCAGGGTTGTGGCTGACTTCGAATGATAGCCACTGCTGTGTCACTGGTAGCTTTACCGTTCAAGAAGCCGGTGTCTCCCCCGGGCATTCGGGGGTTGGTGTGGGTTTTTGGGGCTACAGGTGGCCGGTTGACAACGGCCTTTGGCCGTAGCATGCTGTACAGATGCATCTGCTGTGCGAATGTTGATCAATTCGGTCTACTCGTGATGATATTATACAGCCTCGCGAACTCTCTTTTTCGGCCACAATAAGCTTAGAAACAAGGTTTCTTTAAGCATAAGA is a genomic window containing:
- a CDS encoding related to protein kinase produces the protein MAEPRLGLSEVVSEERTEPFSQSEIDARFKGIGVEEPVPTTSSSLVSLDELHVEDHHHRQGIRILFRPLANFPKSRSVSPGSESLQWLALRAEVASPEQPEHKVLAVTQTSKDIKFTVRIPGETQDDYPRPPLWCELYYDPASDKVIFLNRSDLPISLSGVSPTPPSSPYSPSHVVNPGSAKALRPGTWRITLRDMEVLDFRVLEKRPVILYQPQQQTIVEDVPSESSTPTVNSSGKRALSPEYDEKRVKRRVSDPNTPGDDGVVMFLRPSADPLIFSLPNGRESKELSSVNGHPLLDAEKGETAAISGVCEVDEYELTKREPIASTSLSAVYTATHSHVPNNIVTVKVLKTRVANPNDKALVHERTVIRQADMWLRECRGQEDLQHKSIVRYYGGDARFLSLYMEHIDAKDLTSMPRWRNNTNDEFIGDRNDAARILGDIAGALNYIHGRKLVHNDIKPANILYSPERGAVLCDFGLSTPATATNSPTVGGTPYYVPPEFIGRKQRGPASDVWALGVTMLYVLRKITYPDSRAHRRHPRPLYWLIAGVNSPNMPHKQYGNGQPAMKQMRDWLAEIFDARKSLNPKDRLERIVMEMLYPNPNQRITMAKVVQELAVEQAATPAG